A stretch of DNA from Halobacillus litoralis:
TTGCAACACGTGGACCAGAAGCATTTAACGCTGCAGCTCATTTTATGGAGAGCTTGCCATATCGTTATGTACTGGAGACTTTAATTATCTTTTTACCACTGTTGTTTCACTCTATTTACGGGGTGTATATAGCATTCACAGCAAAAAGTAATTTATCCAACTTCGGTTATTTTAGGAACTGGATGTTCATCTTCCAACGAATCACTGGAATCATCACACTCATATTCATCGCATGGCATGTATGGGAAACGAGAATTGCTATTGGTTTCGGTTGGGCAGAATTGAACTATTCGTTGATGGAAGGCATTCTTACTGAACCGTTCTTCTTTTGGTTCTACATAGTAGGGGTCATTTCAACGACTTTCCACTTTTCTAATGGTCTTTGGTCGTTCTTTGTCAGCTGGGGAATCACCGTATCACCTCGCTCACAGAAGATTATGACCTATGCAAGCATCATCATTTTCCTTGCGATTTCTTATGTTGGTGTTCGAACACTGATTCAATTCGCATATGGCATATAAACAATGAAAATTTTAATCAAGAAGCGGTAGATTTTTAGTATTCAAGGGAGTGAGCTTCAATCATGACAAACCGTAATATTGTTGTTGTCGGTGGTGGTTTAGCCGGCCTAATGGCAACAATTAAAGCAGCAGAACAAGGGGTTCACGTGGACTTGCTTTCCATTGTTCCTGTTAAGCGTTCTCACTCTGTATGTGCCCAAGGTGGAATAAATGGGGCAGTTAATACGAAAGGGGAAGGCGATTCCCCATGGGAACACTTTGACGATACAGTTTATGGGGGCGATTTCTTAGCGAACCAGCCTCCAGTAAAAGCAATGTGTGATGCAGCACCGGGAATTATTCACTTGCTTGATCGTATGGGCGTTATGTTCAACCGTACTCCGGAGGGACTGCTTGATTTCCGTCGCTTCGGTGGAACACAACACCACCGTACAGCATTCGCCGGAGCAACGACTGGACAACAACTTCTTTACGCTCTGGATGAGCAAGTGCGTCGTCACGAAGTAAATGGTCTAGTAACAAAATATGAAAACTGGGAATTCCTATCCGCCATTGTCGACGACAATGGCGTAGGCCGAGGCATTATTGGTCAGAACCTTAGTGACCACGAAATTAAAGCCTTCCCAGCAGATGCTGTTATCATGGCAACAGGCGGACCTGGAATCATTTTCGGTAAATCAACAAACTCAGTCATCAACACGGGGTCTGCAGCAGGTTCCCTTTATCAGCAGGGTGTAAATTACGCAAATGGTGAATTTATACAAATTCACCCTACAGCGATTCATGGGGATGACAAACTACGTCTCATGAGTGAATCCGCTCGTGGTGAAGGTGGACGCGTATGGACATATAAAGATGGAGAACCTTGGTATTTCTTGGAAGAAAAATACCCGGCCTATGGAAACCTCGTTCCACGTGATATTGCGACACGGGAAATCTTTGATGTGTGTGTCAATCAAAAGCTTGGGATCAATGGTGAAAACATGGTTTATCTTGACCTTTCCCATAAAGATCCGAAAGAATTGGACGTTAAGCTTGGCGGAATCATTGAAATCTATGAAAAATTCGTAGGGGATGATCCGCGTAAAGTACCGATGAAGATTTTCCCTGCGGTTCACTATTCTATGGGTGGAATGTGGGTTGATTATGACCAAATGACCAATATCCCAGGAATTTTCGCTGCCGGAGAATGTGATTATACTCAACACGGCGGGAACAGACTTGGGGCCAACTCACTTCTTTCTTCCATTTTTGGTGGAATGGTAGCTGGACCGAATGCTGTTAAATATACTGATGGATTAGAAACACTGGCGGATGATATGACATCCAAGCTGTTCGAAGAGAAAGTAAAAGAAGAACAGGATAAATTCGAGGAAATTATGAAGATGGATGGCGATGAAAATGCATACCAAATTCATAAAGAGCTTGGAGAATGGATGACTGATAACGTAACAGTTGTTCGGGAAAACGAAAAGCTTCTTAAAACAGATGAAAAAATCGTGGAATTGATGGATCGTTACAAACGAATTAACATCAATGACACTTCTCGCTGGAGCAACTAGGGAGCGATGTTCACGCGTCAGCTTTGGAACATGCTTCAATTGGCTCGTGTTATTACTCAAGGTGCTTACAATCGTAATGAAAGCCGTGGCGCACACTATAAGCCTGAGTTCCCTGAACGTAATGACGAAGAGTGGCTGAAGACAACGGTTGCCAGCTTTGATAAGGAAAACAATAAGCCGGTATTCCGTTATGACGAAGTCGATACATCCTTAATCGAGCCTCGTAAACGTGATTACTCGAAAAGTAAATAAAGGAGGTAACGATCATGAGCGAAAATAAAACGATCACGATGATCATTACTCGTCAGGACCACCCTGATGAATCATCTTATGAAGAGAAATTCGAGATTCCGTATCGTGAAAATATGAACGTCATCTCTGCGCTTATGGAAATTCGTCGTAACCCTGTCAATGCAGATGGTGAACCGACGACTCCTGTTTATTGGGATATGGGTTGTCTTGAAGAAGTGTGTGGCGCTTGTTCCATGGTAATCAACGGGACACCTCGTCAATCTTGTACAGCACTTGTCGATCAACTCGAACAGCCAATTCGTTTGGCTCCTATGACGACATTCCCGGTCAACCGTGACCTGGCTGTTGACCGTAGCCGGATGTTCGATTCATTGAAGAAAGTAAAAGCCTGGATTCCAATTGATGGAACATATGATCTTGGCCCAGGACCTAAGATGCCGGAAAGTAAACGTCAGTGGGCATATGAGCTATCCAAATGTATGACATGTGGGGTATGCCTGGAAGCTTGCCCGAACGTCAACAGTAAGTCGGACTTCATCGGACCTGCTCCATTGTCTCAAGTTCGTCTATTCAACTCTCATCCTACAGGGGAAATGAATAAGAGCGAACGCTTGCAGACCATTATGGATGAAGAAGGACTTATGGGTTGCGGGAACGCGCAAAACTGTGTACAAGCGTGTCCAAAAGGAATTCCATTAACGACTTCCATTGCTGCACTTAACCGTGACACAGCTATTGAATCTTTCAAAAGCTTCTTCGGAAGTGACCAACGCGTCTAATCTACTACTAAAGAAGCCTCCATTCTATATGGAGGCTTCTTTTTTTGTCATAAACCTATCTCTTCCACAAACGCTCCCGATTGTGGAAGACTCAGTTTCGATACTTTTGTTGAGTGGATGGGGCTGCAGGGAATAGCTCGCTTTCCGCAGGAGCGCGGTGAGCCTCCTCGGACTGCGTCCTGCGGGAAGTGCGTGGTAGATGAGACCCCGCAGAGCATTAGCTCGAGGAGGCTCTTCACTCGCCCGCGGAAAGCGAACCTTTTCCCGGAGCCCCTAAACTCCAATAAAAGTCTCGAAATCAAGTCTTACACAATCCTGCCATATAGCTGAATAACCATAGTCTTTTGACTGGGCAAAAGACTATGGGTTGTAGGCTGTAAGTTCCATAGTATAATAGACATGGTTGAATAATGTACGAAGGTGGATTTATATGCTTAATTTCAAATGGTCACAGTGGCTGGTCCTATCCTTTTTCGTCCTATCTGCTTGTTATATGATCGTATTATCTGTCACACAGCCCTACCTTGGAATCGATGTGAAAGAAAGACAAGGAGAGTGGGTGGTGACCTCTGTCCATAATGGAAGTTGGGGAGACCGTCACAATGTTCCTCTAGGAGGCGAAGTCAATTCAATAAATGATGCCCCCCCAGAGGATCATCGTTCTATTTCTATGTTCAATGAATTGGAGGGGGCCCATTCATTTTCAATACAACATAATGGACAAGAAATTGTCTACAATGATATAGAAAATTCAAGTCCGATTCATTGGTTATTGTATATTGTTCTGCCTGCTCTTTTCTTTTTAGTTATTCTTGGAATATCCTATCTGGTCCATAAGCGGGTCCCGAAAAGGTATTCAGCGGAACAGTTAATTCTGTTTTTCATGGCGATTGCTACTGGATATTTAAGTAATGGTGGGGCAGTAAGGGATGACTTTTATGGCTTGTTTTTAAATACAGGGTTATTTTTGTTTGCGCCTGTGATTTTAATTCACTTCTTATTTAATTATTTCCAGGAACTGAATTTGTATTGGTTTTCTAAAAGAATCGTTCACCTGTTATACGTTACTGTAGGGGTTGTATCGTTACTTGAAGGATACTTTCTTATCAGTGAATCTTACCCAGCTTTTTTTGAACCGGTTCATGGCGGCTTGCTTTTGGTTTTGTATATTATTTCTTTCTATATCATTTACCGGGGACTGTTCATCCACAAAGATACAGCGGTCGGACCTATTTTCAAATATATGTCTATAGGAGTGACGGTTGCGTTCTTTCCTTACATTTTTCTTTATTTGATTCCAGCTTTGGCTTTTGGTGTGAAGGTGATTTCACTTGAGGTTGGAGCTATGTTTCTTATCGCTTTACCCATTACTTTCATGTATTTGGTAACGAGGGAAAGATTGATTGATATTGATTTTGTCATAACACGTGTGCGGTATTACATGATTCTGTCTGTGATCCCGAGTTTAGCTCTGATGTTTACAATTGGCTGGATTGTTGAGGAAGATTTATACGTTGTTAGTTACATTCAAATGTTTTTGTTGTTGCAATCTTCTTTAGTTATATTTTTATCCGTTAAAGAAGTATTGGATTTCAAACTACAGCGTTATTTGTTTTCCGCTCGTTACGGTTATCAGGAGAGCATGCACCGGATGGCTCAGGATATGAAGGACCAGTCCAACGCGGTGGACTTGATGAAGGTCATGCGTGATGAAGTGAAAAATGTACTGAATGTTCGAGATATATACATTTATTCCAAGCATAATAAACGAAATGTGTATTGTGTGTATGACCAGATTCCTGAGGACATCATCGACCATTTTGATGATCATCTGAATAGCCACCATTATGATATTGGGTCCGTGATTGAAACCGAGAAAGGGTTTGGAGTTATTGTAGGCTACTCGTTAGAAAAGCTGACCATGATGTGGTGTGAAGGGAAAAAAGATTACACTAACCTGAACCGTGATGAGAAGACCTATTTGCAGACCATCTCTCATAATGCAAATATCGCCATTCAAAACATGAACACGATTGAAGATTTATTAAAAGAACTTCGTAAGTTGCGAAGCGACCAAACACAAAAATATCCAACCTGGCTTTCAAGGTTATTGTTCACGATTGCTGAAAATCAAAGAAAACAGCTTTCCATTGATTTGCATGACACCGTGTTGCAGGAGCAGTTGTATCTTTATAGAAAGATGGATGATTTGATCAGACAAAGAAATGATTTAACTCCAAGTTTGCACGCAGAGTTGATGGTTTATAAAGAATCCCTCCTTGACAGTATTCACTTGATTCGCGAGACGTGTAATGAGCTGCGCCCGGCATTCATTGAGGAGATGGGACTTGTGCAATCATTAAAAAATTTGATTCATCAATATCAGCTCCGTTCGAACTTTACGGTTTATTTTACGAATGAACGTTTTGATGCAGAATTAGATCAAGAGCGGATCTTAGCTATCTTCAGGGTCGTTCAAGAGCTATTGACAAATGCCATGAAGCACTCTGATGCCAAAATTGTCAAACTGTCATTATCCAGCCAGGAAAATCACGTCATGCTCTTGTATTCCGATAATGGAAAAGGCATGGACTATTCTGTTCAACGTGATTTGTTCTCACATATTGGATTATCGGGTATTGAGCAACGGGTCAATGGTTTAAATGGACACTTGGAAATTGAAACCGCACCAGGCGAAGGCTTTAAGACGATCATTACGTTTCCGATTGAAATAAAAAGGGAGGTCCAAGTATGATGAATGTGTTAATTGTAGATGATCATCCTGCGGTAGGGGCAGGTACGAAATCAATGCTCGAGCAAGAAGGGGATATGCAAGTGGATGTCACTCATGAAAATGACAGTGTAGAACCCCTCTTAAGAGAAAAAAACTACGATATCGTTTTGTTAGATTTATATATGCCCGGAATGAACGGAATTGAATTGGCAAAGAAAATACGGAAGTCCTATCCTGATCTAAAGCTCCTTATTTATACAGGGTTTGACTTAAACACCCACTTCAATATGTTAGTGGAAGCGGACATTAATGGTTTTGTCAGCAAAACAGCGACTAGTGACCAACTGGTAACGGCTATTCGTTGTGCGTGCAGAGACGAGGTTGTCATTCCTTTGCATTTATTTAAACAATTGAGAAGGTCAGAAGCGAGTGTTAGCGCATCTTCTGAAACAGAAAAAGGTAATGGTTTTTCTTTGAATGAAAAAGAACAATCCATCTTACAGGAGGTGGCGTCGGGTTTTACGAATAGAGAAATTGCCCAAACCCTTCACATGTCGCAGCGAAGTGTGGAATACACATTGACCGGCATTTTTAATAAACTGAATGTTAGATCTCGTACAGAGGCGCTCTTCAAAGCCCAAGAACTCGGGCTTGTGTCTAAATCATGAAACCGTAGCACAGGGCGACCTTCCTGTTCATACGATACAGAGACTAAATAATTCCCCTCATATAAGCTCAGGGACAACAAGGAGGGGTACGCTTGTGAAGGAGGACGGCTATCGGCCAACACAAATTCTTACCAAGCGGGAGCGAGAAGTTTTCGAGCTTCTAGTACAGGATAAGACGACACGTGAGATCGCAAAAGAGCTCTTTATTTCAGAGAAAACTGTGCGGAATCACATCTCGAACGCAATGCAAAAGCTAGGGGTGAAAGGACGTTCTCAGGCAGTGGTAGAACTGCTGCGAATGGGAGAACTGGAATTGTGATCTCCATAGAACAGCAAACCATTGCTTTTGAGATGGAGGGGGTCCTTTCAGGTAAGGTCGCGTTTAACGCAGCCATACCTGAAAGGGTTTTTCTTATAATGAGAAGTTAGACCTTGAATTTTTCTGCTCAAACCATGAGAATGGGATTTATAAAGTATTTTCGTTAGGAGTGCTGAATGTGACCAAATCACAACAGACGTCCATGATGGCTGATGTAGAAAAAGAGTTGAGATACATAGCCGGGATTATTAAACAAAGAGGACGAGTTATCTTAAATCATTATCCAATTACAGCTCCACAATTCGTTGCTCTCCAGTGGCTTTTAGAAAAAGGAGACATGACAATCGGAGAGCTCTCAAACTATATCCACCTTGCTTGCAGCACAACGACAGACCTTGTAGATCGTATGGAAAAGAACGAGCTTGTAGAGAGAGTCCGCGATCCTAAAGACCGTCGTGTTGTTCGTATTCATGTCTTGGAAAAGGGAGAGAAGATCATCCATGAGGTGATTGAGAAACGACAGAATTATCTTGAAGAAGTCTTGAAGGGCGTACCTGATGAGGATGTAAAAACACTCAACCGCTTACTCCACGTTCTTCATGAAAACATGAAAGAGACAGATAAGGAATCAGACAACTAAGATAAAAAAGAGGGATGCGAATTGAAACAACCGATAGGAGTCATAGATTCAGGCGTGGGCGGTTTAACGGTGGCAAGAGAATTGATGCGCCAATTACCTAAAGAGACTTTTCTCTATCTAGGGGACACAAAAAGGTGTCCATATGGTCCCCGTTCTGAAGAAGAAGTTCGGGCATTCACTTGGCAAATGGTTAATTTTTTACTAGAGAAAAATATCAAGATGTTGGTGATTGCCTGTAATACAGCCACGGCCTATACGCTAACCGAACTTCAGGAAACGCTCGATATTCCTGTGATTGGTGTTATTGAACCTGGCGCCCGTGCAGCGATTAAATTCAGTCGTAATAAACGTATTGGTGTAATCGGTACGGAAGGAACAATTGAAAGCAAAGCGTATCCAAATGCACTTGTTGCCATTGACCAAAACATCCGAGTCAATGGCCTTGCATGCCCTCCTTTTGTACCGATGGTAGAAGACGGAATTCTATCCGGTCCGAAAGCAGAAGGAATCGTTTCCAATACTCTACAACCTCTGAAAGAGATGAATCATATTGACACCCTTATTCTAGGTTGCACCCATTATCCGTTGATTAAGGACCTCGTGCAAAAAGAGATGGGAAATCATATACAAGTGATTAGTTCTGGTGAAGAAACAGCAAGGGAAGCAAGTTTAATCCTTGCTTATCATAAGTTGTTAGTGAAAGATAATTCTTCACCTGTTCATGAATTTTATACGACGGGAGATCTCGAAAAGTTCCGCTTGGTTGCAAATAGCTGGTTTGACGAACCCGTACAAATTCTTAAATCCGTACAGATTGAACATGTTCCGAGCTCTGCTTATTAAAGCAGAGCTTTTTTTATTTGAAAGACCTGTGGAACTCTTTTCAATCACTGTCTCATTTTCATTCATAAAATCTTCTGGTCTAATCCTCCAAGGGGCTCGTATATATGGTAGTACAATCTATCTCAGGAGGGAAAACTATGAAGAAATACGGCTACAAACCCTTCATGCTCGCAGTTCTATTGCTGTTGAGTACAGGGTTACTTTCAGGCTGCCTTTTTGAAGGAGAGCAATCATTAGAGAAAATGGATACACCTGAAGAGGCGGTTACAACAACGCCAGATCCGAGTAGTGATGAACCTCAACCTGAAGGAGAAGGTGAAAATACAGAAGGGGAAGAAGGAGAAGGAACAGAAGATGCGCCTTCTTCAGCGACGGTCGCTCGTGAGGTGTATTTATTGGACGCGAACGGCATGGTTGCCCCGCAGACCTTAGAGTTGCCGGCATCAGAAGAGGTAGCCACACAGGCCCTTGAGTATATGGTGAAAGATGGACCTGTAACCAACTTGCTGCCAAATGGTTTTGAAGCGGTTCTTCCTGCTGGAACAGAAATTCTTGGAGTGAACGCCAAAGAGGATGGAACGCTTATTGTAGATGTATCGGAAGACTTTAAAAATTATGCGGCTGAAGATGAAGAGAAGATTTTACAAGCCATGACTTATACATTGACTCAGTTTGAAAATGTAAAACGAATTAAGCTTTGGATCAACGGTCATGAGCAGCAAGTAATGCCTGTCGACGGGACTCCAATTTCTAAAGGGGTCTCCCGTGCTGACGGGATCAACCACAGTGTCGGGAACAACACAGATATTATGAACAGTGAGGCGGTCACGGTTTATTTTCCGGCCCAAAATGGGGAACAAGTCTACCAAGTTCCAGTGACTACTCGTGTAGCTAAAGGAAGTGACGAATATACCGCTATGGTACAGGCGTTATTAGAAGGACCTGAACTTGGAAGTGCACTGATGAACCCATTCAATGAAGGAGCAGAGTTGGTCAATTCCAAGCTTGAAAATGGTGTCCTGACGGTTTCCTTTAATGAAAACATACTGACGAGTGTGGACGAGCAACCATCTTTATCTGATGCTGCGTTAGCAAGTCTTGTCATGAGCCTTACCGATCAAGCGGATATAGAATCAGTCGAAGTCCATGTAGATGGAACCGAACAAGTATTCAATGAAGCAGGAGAGCCATTGGCTGAGCCTGTTACAAGACAGGATATCAATGGAGCAGAAGCCATGTAATCACAAAATATTATCATGCATGAAGCGCTTCAAAAGTGAAAAGCTTTTGAGGCGCTTTTCCATTTGAGCTTTAACTACCTCACACATGTAATTTGTGTTAAGATGGGCAAGGATAATGGTGTAGGCAAAAGGAGGTCGTTACTGATGAGAAATGATCATCGGGAAGTCAACGAACTAAGAAAAGTAACAATCGAAACGGATTATGTAAAGCATCCAGAAGGGTCCGTGCTGATCAGCTTTGGAGATACGAAAGTAATTTGTAATGCCAGCGTAGAGGATCGTGTACCTCCTTTTTTACGTGGACAAGGAAAAGGTTGGATTACAGCTGAATATGCAATGCTGCCTCGTGC
This window harbors:
- a CDS encoding succinate dehydrogenase cytochrome b558 subunit, whose product is MAGTRGYVNRRLHSLLGVVPIGIFLIQHLTVNYFATRGPEAFNAAAHFMESLPYRYVLETLIIFLPLLFHSIYGVYIAFTAKSNLSNFGYFRNWMFIFQRITGIITLIFIAWHVWETRIAIGFGWAELNYSLMEGILTEPFFFWFYIVGVISTTFHFSNGLWSFFVSWGITVSPRSQKIMTYASIIIFLAISYVGVRTLIQFAYGI
- the sdhB gene encoding succinate dehydrogenase iron-sulfur subunit encodes the protein MSENKTITMIITRQDHPDESSYEEKFEIPYRENMNVISALMEIRRNPVNADGEPTTPVYWDMGCLEEVCGACSMVINGTPRQSCTALVDQLEQPIRLAPMTTFPVNRDLAVDRSRMFDSLKKVKAWIPIDGTYDLGPGPKMPESKRQWAYELSKCMTCGVCLEACPNVNSKSDFIGPAPLSQVRLFNSHPTGEMNKSERLQTIMDEEGLMGCGNAQNCVQACPKGIPLTTSIAALNRDTAIESFKSFFGSDQRV
- a CDS encoding sensor histidine kinase — its product is MLNFKWSQWLVLSFFVLSACYMIVLSVTQPYLGIDVKERQGEWVVTSVHNGSWGDRHNVPLGGEVNSINDAPPEDHRSISMFNELEGAHSFSIQHNGQEIVYNDIENSSPIHWLLYIVLPALFFLVILGISYLVHKRVPKRYSAEQLILFFMAIATGYLSNGGAVRDDFYGLFLNTGLFLFAPVILIHFLFNYFQELNLYWFSKRIVHLLYVTVGVVSLLEGYFLISESYPAFFEPVHGGLLLVLYIISFYIIYRGLFIHKDTAVGPIFKYMSIGVTVAFFPYIFLYLIPALAFGVKVISLEVGAMFLIALPITFMYLVTRERLIDIDFVITRVRYYMILSVIPSLALMFTIGWIVEEDLYVVSYIQMFLLLQSSLVIFLSVKEVLDFKLQRYLFSARYGYQESMHRMAQDMKDQSNAVDLMKVMRDEVKNVLNVRDIYIYSKHNKRNVYCVYDQIPEDIIDHFDDHLNSHHYDIGSVIETEKGFGVIVGYSLEKLTMMWCEGKKDYTNLNRDEKTYLQTISHNANIAIQNMNTIEDLLKELRKLRSDQTQKYPTWLSRLLFTIAENQRKQLSIDLHDTVLQEQLYLYRKMDDLIRQRNDLTPSLHAELMVYKESLLDSIHLIRETCNELRPAFIEEMGLVQSLKNLIHQYQLRSNFTVYFTNERFDAELDQERILAIFRVVQELLTNAMKHSDAKIVKLSLSSQENHVMLLYSDNGKGMDYSVQRDLFSHIGLSGIEQRVNGLNGHLEIETAPGEGFKTIITFPIEIKREVQV
- a CDS encoding response regulator transcription factor, whose product is MMNVLIVDDHPAVGAGTKSMLEQEGDMQVDVTHENDSVEPLLREKNYDIVLLDLYMPGMNGIELAKKIRKSYPDLKLLIYTGFDLNTHFNMLVEADINGFVSKTATSDQLVTAIRCACRDEVVIPLHLFKQLRRSEASVSASSETEKGNGFSLNEKEQSILQEVASGFTNREIAQTLHMSQRSVEYTLTGIFNKLNVRSRTEALFKAQELGLVSKS
- a CDS encoding helix-turn-helix domain-containing protein yields the protein MKEDGYRPTQILTKREREVFELLVQDKTTREIAKELFISEKTVRNHISNAMQKLGVKGRSQAVVELLRMGELEL
- a CDS encoding MarR family winged helix-turn-helix transcriptional regulator, whose translation is MMADVEKELRYIAGIIKQRGRVILNHYPITAPQFVALQWLLEKGDMTIGELSNYIHLACSTTTDLVDRMEKNELVERVRDPKDRRVVRIHVLEKGEKIIHEVIEKRQNYLEEVLKGVPDEDVKTLNRLLHVLHENMKETDKESDN
- the racE gene encoding glutamate racemase, whose amino-acid sequence is MKQPIGVIDSGVGGLTVARELMRQLPKETFLYLGDTKRCPYGPRSEEEVRAFTWQMVNFLLEKNIKMLVIACNTATAYTLTELQETLDIPVIGVIEPGARAAIKFSRNKRIGVIGTEGTIESKAYPNALVAIDQNIRVNGLACPPFVPMVEDGILSGPKAEGIVSNTLQPLKEMNHIDTLILGCTHYPLIKDLVQKEMGNHIQVISSGEETAREASLILAYHKLLVKDNSSPVHEFYTTGDLEKFRLVANSWFDEPVQILKSVQIEHVPSSAY
- a CDS encoding GerMN domain-containing protein translates to MKKYGYKPFMLAVLLLLSTGLLSGCLFEGEQSLEKMDTPEEAVTTTPDPSSDEPQPEGEGENTEGEEGEGTEDAPSSATVAREVYLLDANGMVAPQTLELPASEEVATQALEYMVKDGPVTNLLPNGFEAVLPAGTEILGVNAKEDGTLIVDVSEDFKNYAAEDEEKILQAMTYTLTQFENVKRIKLWINGHEQQVMPVDGTPISKGVSRADGINHSVGNNTDIMNSEAVTVYFPAQNGEQVYQVPVTTRVAKGSDEYTAMVQALLEGPELGSALMNPFNEGAELVNSKLENGVLTVSFNENILTSVDEQPSLSDAALASLVMSLTDQADIESVEVHVDGTEQVFNEAGEPLAEPVTRQDINGAEAM